A region from the Thauera humireducens genome encodes:
- a CDS encoding ABC transporter ATP-binding protein, which yields MQRETLAAQAVPAVGVAAMRYRWPGAADDCLSIEQFEIEAGERVFLRGPSGSGKTTLLSLVGGVILPQAGTVSIAGQPLAQLSAGARDRFRADHLGFVFQLFNLLPYLSARDNILLACRFSATRRARLAARGTSADAEAERLASRLELGAVLHRPAAELSVGQQQRVAAARALIGQPGLIVADEPTSALDADRQQAFIDLLLDECAEAGAALLFVSHDLRLAHHFDRVVDLVQLNRVVAEAGA from the coding sequence ATGCAGCGCGAGACGCTTGCGGCGCAGGCTGTGCCGGCCGTCGGCGTGGCGGCGATGCGCTATCGCTGGCCCGGTGCGGCGGATGACTGCCTGTCGATCGAGCAGTTCGAGATCGAGGCTGGCGAGCGCGTGTTCCTGAGGGGACCGAGCGGCAGCGGCAAGACCACGCTGCTGTCGCTGGTGGGCGGCGTGATCCTGCCGCAGGCGGGTACGGTCAGCATTGCGGGGCAGCCGCTGGCGCAGTTGTCGGCGGGCGCGCGCGATCGGTTTCGTGCCGACCACCTGGGCTTCGTGTTCCAGCTCTTCAACCTGCTGCCTTATCTGTCGGCGCGCGACAACATCCTGCTCGCCTGTCGATTTTCTGCCACGCGGCGGGCACGGCTGGCCGCGCGCGGTACGTCGGCGGACGCCGAAGCCGAGCGTCTGGCCAGCCGGCTCGAGCTTGGCGCGGTCCTGCACCGGCCGGCGGCGGAACTGTCGGTCGGCCAGCAGCAGCGTGTTGCCGCCGCCCGGGCGCTGATCGGCCAGCCGGGGCTGATCGTGGCCGACGAGCCGACGTCTGCGCTCGATGCCGACCGCCAGCAGGCCTTCATCGACCTGCTGCTCGACGAGTGCGCCGAGGCCGGTGCGGCCTTGCTCTTCGTCAGCCACGACCTGCGCCTGGCGCACCATTTCGACCGCGTCGTCGATCTGGTGCAGCTCAACCGGGTCGTGGCGGAGGCGGGCGCATGA
- a CDS encoding DUF2796 domain-containing protein produces MKSAVLAAVVLAGVVAGAPARAQHAHAAHEHGVAELRVVAEGEALVVEFASPLDNLVGFEHPPRTPAERKAMTDAEAALRNGAGLFQPSAAANCRLADVALDSPWLQGKHHDHGHDHAHAHAEPASDGHAELVAGYRFECARPAALESLRIGLFDAFPRLRELRAERATARGQGAAVLKAGQAELPL; encoded by the coding sequence ATGAAATCTGCAGTCCTTGCCGCCGTCGTGCTTGCCGGCGTTGTCGCCGGCGCCCCCGCCCGGGCTCAGCATGCGCATGCGGCGCACGAGCATGGCGTTGCCGAGTTGCGGGTCGTGGCCGAGGGCGAGGCGCTGGTCGTCGAGTTCGCCAGTCCGCTCGACAATCTGGTGGGCTTCGAGCACCCGCCCCGCACGCCGGCCGAGCGCAAGGCGATGACCGATGCCGAGGCGGCGCTGCGCAATGGTGCCGGGCTGTTCCAGCCATCCGCGGCGGCGAATTGCCGCCTGGCGGATGTCGCGCTCGATTCGCCCTGGCTGCAGGGCAAGCACCACGACCATGGCCATGACCACGCCCATGCGCATGCCGAACCGGCAAGTGACGGGCACGCGGAGCTGGTGGCAGGGTATCGGTTCGAGTGCGCCCGGCCGGCGGCACTGGAGAGCCTGCGCATTGGGCTTTTCGACGCCTTTCCCCGCTTGCGGGAGCTGCGGGCGGAGCGGGCGACTGCCCGCGGGCAGGGCGCGGCGGTGCTGAAGGCCGGGCAGGCCGAGCTGCCCCTGTGA